GCAGCCTCGGCTGGCGCCGCCCTCATACCCCCCTCGATCACCATGATTGTCTATGCCTCGCTGTCGAATGTCTCGATCGCGCGCCTCTTCGTGGCCGGCATCATTCCGGGCATTCTGGTCGGGGCTGCCCTGATGTTTGCGATCTGGCGCTCGGCAATCAAATACAACCTGCCGGTTGGGACGGAGCGGCCAACCGTAAAGGTCGTCGGCAAGGCTTCGGCCCGAGCCTTTCTGGTCCTGCTTGCCCCGATCATTATCATTGGCGGCGTCGTTGGCGGCGTCTTCACGCCGACCGAATCGGCGGCCGTCGCGGTGCTCTACACACTGTTCCTTGCCTTCGTCGTCTACCGCTCGCTGCGGCTGCGCGACATGATCGGCGTGCTGGAGCGGTCTTTGGTCATCACGGCTCAACTGATGCTGACGCTGGCCGCTGCGTCGATTTTCTCATGGATCATCGCACGCGCCGGCCTGCCCAATCAGGTGGCACAATTGCCGATCTTCCAGGGTGACAGCGGCTGGATCGTGCTGATGCTGGTGATCAATATCGTCGTATTCCTGCTGGGCATCTTCCTCGAAGGCAGCCCGTTGCTGGTCATTGTCACGCCGATCTTCCTGGCACCGGCCCTTGCCGCCGGCATCGATCCGACGCATCTGGGGATCGTGCTTGCCATCAATCTTGCCATTGGCGGCATCTCTCCGCCTTTCGGCATGCTGATGTTTGTCGCCTGCGCAGTAACACCGGCGACGATGGTGCAGTTCTCCAAGGCGATCGTGCCGTTCATCGTGCTGATTTGCGCGGTTGTCCTCGTCATCTCCTATGTCCCGCAAATCACCCTTTGGTTGCCCGACATACTTAACCTTTGAGACCGGGGTGGGCGTGCCGCCCGCACGCCCACCCCCTGCCTACCTTCACTTCAGGAGCGCGGATCGTGATCCCAAATCAAACCTATGTCAGTCCTACCGAACGTCGCCGCCGCTTCAGGGCACGCCTCAAGACCGGTCGCACCATCTGGGTTCCTGGTGTGTATGACGGATTGAGTGCGCGACTGGCGGAGCAGGCCGGCGCGGAAGCCATCATCCTGGCGGGATTTGCCGTTTCCGCGTCCCTGCTCGGCGAGGCGGACGCCGAAATCTACACAATGACCGAGGTTCGCTCTATCCTTCGGCACATGGTCAACGTCACCACCGTCCCCGTCATGGCCGATGGCGACAACGGCTTCGGTAACGCCCTCAGTGTGATCCGGACCGTGCAGGAATATGAGGCGGCCGGCGCGACGTCGATCACTATTGAGGATCAGGCTGCGCCCAAGCGCTGCCCGATGATCATTGCCAGGCCCGCCCTGGTGCCCTTCGCCGAGGCTGTGGGCAAGATCAAGGCGGCGGTCGACGCTCGCCGCGACCCGGAAACCGTTATCGTCGCACGCACGGATTCTCTGGACCTCAACGAAGCCATCGACCGTGCCTGTGCCTATGTCGAAGCCGGTGCCGATGTCATCAAGCCGATCTGGGACGACATCGACTCGCTTGAAAAGTCCCGCAAGCTGCTCCAAGCGTGCCAGCGGCCGCTTTCGATTTCCATCGTGGAGTACATCGAGGAGAAATTTACCATCGAACAGATGGAAGAGGTTGCCGCGATCGCTACTGTCCCGGTTGGTCCGATAACCGCTGTGGCAAAGACGCTGCAGCAGACCTTCGATACGATCCTGCAAAAGAAATATTTATCCAGGTCGGACATTGCGCGAATGCCTGTGAAAGATTTCAAGAAGGTCATAGGTTTCGAGCAGATCGAGGCGTATGAACGCCAATATCTACCCCCTGAATAGGAACGGCACACGAGTTCTAGTGGCGGTATCATGAAGAAGACCGAAGCGACCGTTGCCGGCGCCGACGACATGGAAGTCGATGCAGCGTGGCTCCACTTCGTCGAAGGGTTGACGCAGGCAGAGATTGCCGAGCGCCGTGGATTATCACGGATGAAGGTCCATCGGCTGATCCAGCTTGCGCGCGATAAGGGGCTGGTGCGTTTCTTCGTGGAGCGTGTGCCCTCCGACTGCCTCGAACTCGAGGCACGGCTGATGGAGCGCTATGGCCTGACCAGTTGCACCGTCGTCCCGGCCACCGGCAAGGACATAGATAGCTCGCTCGATGTCGTGGCCGTCGCCGGCGCGCGCTTCCTGTTCGGGTTGCTGGAGCCGACCACGCCCAGGACAATCGGCATCGGTTCGGGGCGGACTATTGCGCGGGTTGTGCATAGCCTGCCGGCGCTGGCCCGTCCTAACACCACGTTTACCTCGATCACCGGCGATTTCGCCGAGCTCAACGAGGCCAACCCGAAAGAGGTCGTCAACGCCCTGATCCGGAAAACCGGCGGGGCGGGTTATGCGTTGCCTGCGCCGCTCGTCGCCGACAGTCAGGCGGACCGCGACCTGTTCCTGCGCCAGAGGAGCGTTGCCGCGACGCTTAAGGCGGCCGCCAAGGCAGACTTCTTCCTGATCGGCATCGGCCACGTCGGCAAGAACTCGTTCTGGGA
This sequence is a window from Devosia ginsengisoli. Protein-coding genes within it:
- a CDS encoding TRAP transporter large permease, whose protein sequence is MIAIIVFVAMAVYLLLNIPVPVAVSLSAMTAMTLNGGMDLQVVVQRMFYGLNNYIYLAIPLFVLLGQIMMTAKITERLVDFALVLVGHMRGGLAQVAVVACAVMSSISGSSSADAAATGAVLGPSMVKQGYSPGFASAVIGAASAGAALIPPSITMIVYASLSNVSIARLFVAGIIPGILVGAALMFAIWRSAIKYNLPVGTERPTVKVVGKASARAFLVLLAPIIIIGGVVGGVFTPTESAAVAVLYTLFLAFVVYRSLRLRDMIGVLERSLVITAQLMLTLAAASIFSWIIARAGLPNQVAQLPIFQGDSGWIVLMLVINIVVFLLGIFLEGSPLLVIVTPIFLAPALAAGIDPTHLGIVLAINLAIGGISPPFGMLMFVACAVTPATMVQFSKAIVPFIVLICAVVLVISYVPQITLWLPDILNL
- a CDS encoding isocitrate lyase/PEP mutase family protein gives rise to the protein MIPNQTYVSPTERRRRFRARLKTGRTIWVPGVYDGLSARLAEQAGAEAIILAGFAVSASLLGEADAEIYTMTEVRSILRHMVNVTTVPVMADGDNGFGNALSVIRTVQEYEAAGATSITIEDQAAPKRCPMIIARPALVPFAEAVGKIKAAVDARRDPETVIVARTDSLDLNEAIDRACAYVEAGADVIKPIWDDIDSLEKSRKLLQACQRPLSISIVEYIEEKFTIEQMEEVAAIATVPVGPITAVAKTLQQTFDTILQKKYLSRSDIARMPVKDFKKVIGFEQIEAYERQYLPPE
- a CDS encoding sugar-binding transcriptional regulator; amino-acid sequence: MKKTEATVAGADDMEVDAAWLHFVEGLTQAEIAERRGLSRMKVHRLIQLARDKGLVRFFVERVPSDCLELEARLMERYGLTSCTVVPATGKDIDSSLDVVAVAGARFLFGLLEPTTPRTIGIGSGRTIARVVHSLPALARPNTTFTSITGDFAELNEANPKEVVNALIRKTGGAGYALPAPLVADSQADRDLFLRQRSVAATLKAAAKADFFLIGIGHVGKNSFWDKWNLVSGDELLEFEKQRIVADIAGHLIDADGNLGAGNLASRLVSIDYATLCSRPVYAVCGGVEKAQALRVVLKSGLLAGLVVTSNLAKLVL